TGCGCACCGTGCCGAACCGTTTGGTATCGGGCATCGCGACCTGCTACGTGGAGCTGTTCCGCAACGTACCGCTGCTGGTGCAGCTGTTCATCTGGTACTTCCTGGTGCCCGACCTGCTGCCGCAGAACCTGCAGGACTGGTACAAGCAGGACCTGAACCCGACCACCTCGGCCTACCTGAGCGTCGTCGTGTGCCTGGGCCTGTTCACCGCCGCCCGTGTGTGCGAGCAAGTGCGCACCGGTATCCAGGCGCTGCCGCGTGGCCAGGAATCCGCCGCGCGCGCCATGGGCTTCAAGCTGCCCCAGATCTACTGGAACGTGCTGCTGCCCCAGGCCTACCGCATCATCATTCCGCCGCTCACCTCGGAATTCCTCAACGTGTTCAAGAACTCCTCCGTGGCGTCCTTGATCGGCCTGATGGAACTGCTGGCGCAAACCAAACAGACCGCCGAGTTCTCGGCCAACCTGTTCGAAGCCTTCACCCTGGCCACGCTGATCTACTTCACCCTGAACATGAGCCTGATGCTGCTGATGCGCCTGGTCGAGAAGAAAGTCGCAGTGCCCGGCCTGATCTCCGTGGGGGGTAAATAATGGAACTCGATTTCAGCGGCATCATCCCCGCCATACCGGGCCTGTGGAACGGCATGGTCATGACCTTGAAGCTGATGGTCATGGGCGTGGTCGGCGGCATTATCCTGGGCACGCTCCTCGCGCTGATGCGCCTGTCGTCCAGCAAACTGCTGTCGCGGCTGGCCGGCGCCTATGTGAACTATTTCCGCTCGATCCCCCTGTTGCTGGTGATTACCTGGTTCTACCTCGCGGTGCCGTTCGTGCTGCGCTGGATCACCGGAGAAGACACCCCGATCGGTGCGTTCACCTCCTGCGTCGTGGCCTTCATGATGTTCGAAGCCGCGTACTTCTGTGAAATCGTGCGGGCCGGCGTGCAGTCGATCCCCAAGGGCCAGATGGCGGCGGCGCAGGCGATGGGCATGACCTATGGCCAGACCATGCGCCTGATCATCCTGCCCCAGGCGTTCCGCAAGATGACCCCGTTGCTGCTGCAACAGTCGATCATCCTGTTCCAGGACACCTCGCTGGTCTACACCGTGGGCCTGGTGGACTTCCTCAACTCCGCCCGCTCCAACGGCGACATCATCGGCCGCTCCAATGAGTTCCTGATCTTCGCCGGTGTCGTCTACTTCATCATCAGCTTTTCCGCCTCGCTGCTGGTCAAGCGTCTGCAAAAAAGGTTTGCCGTATGATCTCTATCAAGAACATCAACAAGTGGTATGGCGACTTCCAGGTGCTGACCGATTGCAGCACCGAGGTTAAAAAAGGCGAAGTGATCGTGGTGTGCGGGCCGTCCGGCTCGGGCAAATCCACCCTGATCAAGTGCGTGAATGCGCTGGAACCGTTCCAGAAAGGCGACATCGTCGTCGATGGCACCTCCATCGCCGACCCGAAGACCAACCTGCCGAAACTGCGCTCGCGCGTCGGTATGGTGTTCCAGCACTTCGAGCTGTTCCCGCACCTGACCATCACCGAAAACCTGACCATCGCGCAGATCAAGGTGCTCGGCCGCAGCAAGGAAGAGGCCACCAAGAAAGGCCTGCAACTGCTTGAGCGCGTCGGCCTGTCGGCACACGCCCACAAGCACCCTGGCCAGCTCTCCGGTGGCCAGCAGCAACGTGTGGCGATTGCCCGCGCCCTGGCCATGGACCCGATCGTCATGCTGTTCGACGAACCGACCTCGGCGTTGGACCCGGAAATGGTCAACGAAGTGTTGGACGTGATGGTGCAGTTGGCCCAGGAAGGCATGACCATGATGTGCGTGACCCACGAAATGGGCTTCGCGCGTAAAGTGGCCGACCGCGTGATCTTCATGGACGCCGGCAAGATCATCGAAGACTGCCCGAAGGAAGAGTTCTTCGGCGACATCAGCGCCCGCTCGGAGCGCGCGCAGCACTTCCTCGAGAAAATCCTGCAGCACTAAGCAATTAAGCCCGAGCCAGTGTGGGAGGGGGCAAGTCCCCTCCTACATGGCAGCTCTGGTTGACCCAAGGCATCTGTGATGAAATGCGACCCCAACCAATTTCGCGCCGCACCGCCATCACTTGCCGTGAAACCTCGTCTGATTCGCCAGTTGTTCCTGCCGCCGTTGATCATCGCCCTGATGGTCGGCCTGGGTTACATCGGCTTCTGGATCAGCGAGTACTATGGCATCCGCACCCTCAGTGACAATGGCGAGCGCCAACTGGAACTGCATGCCCGCACCGTCGAAAGCGAGATCAGCAAGTACACCTACCTGCCCAGCCTGCTGGAGCTGGAAACCAGCGTCTCCACACTGCTGGCCGATCCGAATCAGGAAACCCGCAAAGCCGTCAACGAATACCTCGAAGGCCTGAACCGTCGCAGCCGCAGCCGCGCCATCTACGTGATGGACACCACTGGCCGCGTGCTCGCCACCAGTAATTGGCGCGATGCCGACAGTTACCAGGGTGAAGACCTGTCTTTCCGCGCCTATTTCCAGAACGCCGTGCGCGGCCAGCCCGGCCGTTTCTACGGCATCGGCAGCACCAACGGCGAGCCCGGCTAT
The sequence above is drawn from the Pseudomonas quebecensis genome and encodes:
- a CDS encoding ABC transporter permease subunit (The N-terminal region of this protein, as described by TIGR01726, is a three transmembrane segment that identifies a subfamily of ABC transporter permease subunits, which specificities that include histidine, arginine, glutamine, glutamate, L-cystine (sic), the opines (in Agrobacterium) octopine and nopaline, etc.) — protein: MELDFSGIIPAIPGLWNGMVMTLKLMVMGVVGGIILGTLLALMRLSSSKLLSRLAGAYVNYFRSIPLLLVITWFYLAVPFVLRWITGEDTPIGAFTSCVVAFMMFEAAYFCEIVRAGVQSIPKGQMAAAQAMGMTYGQTMRLIILPQAFRKMTPLLLQQSIILFQDTSLVYTVGLVDFLNSARSNGDIIGRSNEFLIFAGVVYFIISFSASLLVKRLQKRFAV
- a CDS encoding amino acid ABC transporter permease, whose amino-acid sequence is MNYNWDWGVFFKSTGVGSETYLDWYIAGLGWTIAIAVVAWIIALLLGSILGVMRTVPNRLVSGIATCYVELFRNVPLLVQLFIWYFLVPDLLPQNLQDWYKQDLNPTTSAYLSVVVCLGLFTAARVCEQVRTGIQALPRGQESAARAMGFKLPQIYWNVLLPQAYRIIIPPLTSEFLNVFKNSSVASLIGLMELLAQTKQTAEFSANLFEAFTLATLIYFTLNMSLMLLMRLVEKKVAVPGLISVGGK
- a CDS encoding amino acid ABC transporter ATP-binding protein, which codes for MISIKNINKWYGDFQVLTDCSTEVKKGEVIVVCGPSGSGKSTLIKCVNALEPFQKGDIVVDGTSIADPKTNLPKLRSRVGMVFQHFELFPHLTITENLTIAQIKVLGRSKEEATKKGLQLLERVGLSAHAHKHPGQLSGGQQQRVAIARALAMDPIVMLFDEPTSALDPEMVNEVLDVMVQLAQEGMTMMCVTHEMGFARKVADRVIFMDAGKIIEDCPKEEFFGDISARSERAQHFLEKILQH